One Pyrococcus furiosus DSM 3638 genomic region harbors:
- a CDS encoding acetylornithine/succinylornithine family transaminase, whose translation MSLYRKRLRLVKGEGIYVWDSQGKKYIDLIAGIGVNVLGHNHPEWVSELQEQLEKLVVAGPMFDHEEKYEMLEELEKFVTYEYVYIGNSGTEAVEAALKFARLYTGRKEIIAMTNAFHGRTMGALSATWKPKYREDFKPLVPGFKHIPFNDVEAAKEAITTETAAVIFEPIQGEGGVVPANEEFVKTLRDLTEDKGALLIADEVQSGLRTGKFLAIEHYKVEPDIVTMGKGIGNGVPVSLTLTNFDVERGKHGSTFGGNPLACKAVAVTLRILRREKLIEKAAEKFIEIKGENVVLTRGKGLMIGIVMKKPVAKVVEELQNRGYLVHTAGQRVIRLLPPLIISKDEINQAKSAIEGVINDIYGRKN comes from the coding sequence ATGAGCTTGTACAGGAAGAGACTAAGGCTCGTAAAAGGAGAAGGAATTTACGTATGGGATTCCCAGGGAAAGAAGTACATAGACTTAATAGCAGGTATTGGAGTAAACGTTCTAGGACACAATCATCCCGAGTGGGTAAGTGAATTGCAGGAACAGCTAGAAAAGCTTGTAGTTGCAGGCCCAATGTTTGATCATGAGGAAAAGTACGAGATGCTTGAAGAACTTGAAAAATTTGTCACATACGAATACGTATACATAGGAAATTCAGGAACAGAAGCAGTTGAAGCTGCATTAAAGTTTGCTAGGCTTTATACCGGGAGAAAAGAGATAATAGCTATGACAAACGCTTTCCATGGAAGGACAATGGGGGCTTTAAGTGCTACTTGGAAACCAAAGTATAGAGAAGACTTCAAACCTTTAGTTCCTGGGTTTAAGCACATACCTTTCAACGATGTTGAAGCAGCAAAAGAAGCAATAACTACGGAAACTGCAGCTGTAATATTTGAGCCAATTCAAGGAGAAGGAGGAGTTGTTCCAGCAAATGAAGAGTTCGTCAAAACACTTAGAGATCTTACTGAAGACAAAGGAGCCTTGCTAATTGCAGATGAAGTTCAGAGTGGTCTTAGGACAGGAAAATTTCTAGCTATTGAGCATTACAAAGTGGAACCAGACATTGTAACTATGGGTAAGGGCATTGGAAATGGAGTGCCAGTAAGCTTAACATTAACAAACTTTGACGTGGAAAGAGGGAAACACGGATCAACATTTGGAGGAAATCCTCTAGCCTGTAAAGCTGTGGCCGTAACTCTAAGAATTTTGAGAAGAGAAAAACTAATCGAAAAAGCTGCTGAAAAGTTCATTGAAATAAAAGGAGAAAATGTTGTCTTAACGAGAGGAAAAGGGCTAATGATAGGAATAGTCATGAAAAAACCCGTAGCTAAAGTGGTAGAAGAACTTCAAAATAGAGGTTATCTCGTTCACACAGCGGGGCAGCGGGTTATAAGACTTCTCCCACCTCTTATAATTAGCAAAGATGAGATAAATCAAGCAAAATCGGCCATTGAAGGTGTTATTAATGATATCTACGGAAGAAAAAATTGA
- a CDS encoding [LysW]-lysine hydrolase, which produces MISTEEKIEFLKRLVEIYSPTGKENGVAKFLIKSFENYGIEAYLDDVGNVIAVKKGKGPLILLAGHMDTVPGYIPVRIENGELWGRGAVDAKGPLATFFFATIESDANIIFAGLVDEEGFSKGAKNLEVPKPDYIIVGEPSGTNGVTIGYKGSLTVKFTETVEKVHGSIGVGAAEKLIEKWLTIAKYFGEGFNSLSGRIVKFVAYEREFDFFGEMIVNLRTPPGYMPPKEWDIIDFVPAYEVSRTSPLVRAFVRAIRKAGYKPKLKKKTGTADTNILGPKYGVDAIAYGPGDSKLDHTPYERIKLREYLEAIEILKNAILELSSND; this is translated from the coding sequence ATGATATCTACGGAAGAAAAAATTGAGTTTCTTAAACGCCTTGTTGAAATCTATAGTCCGACGGGAAAAGAAAATGGGGTTGCTAAGTTCCTCATTAAATCCTTTGAAAATTATGGGATAGAGGCATATCTCGATGATGTAGGGAACGTAATCGCTGTAAAAAAGGGAAAGGGACCACTAATCCTATTAGCTGGCCATATGGATACAGTTCCGGGCTATATTCCCGTCAGGATTGAGAACGGAGAGCTATGGGGCAGAGGGGCTGTCGATGCAAAAGGGCCATTAGCTACTTTCTTTTTTGCTACAATAGAAAGTGACGCAAACATAATTTTTGCTGGGTTAGTGGATGAAGAAGGATTTTCCAAGGGGGCAAAGAACTTAGAAGTTCCAAAACCTGATTACATAATTGTGGGAGAACCAAGTGGAACCAATGGAGTAACGATTGGATACAAAGGTAGTTTAACAGTTAAGTTTACAGAAACAGTAGAAAAAGTGCACGGCAGCATTGGAGTCGGAGCAGCTGAAAAACTAATAGAGAAATGGCTCACTATAGCCAAGTACTTCGGTGAGGGCTTTAACAGTCTGAGCGGAAGAATTGTCAAATTTGTTGCATATGAAAGGGAGTTTGACTTTTTTGGAGAGATGATAGTTAATTTAAGAACTCCTCCCGGATATATGCCTCCAAAAGAATGGGACATCATTGACTTTGTTCCAGCATATGAAGTAAGTAGAACTTCTCCCCTTGTAAGAGCGTTCGTTAGAGCAATAAGGAAAGCAGGTTACAAGCCGAAGCTAAAGAAAAAAACTGGCACAGCCGATACAAATATTCTCGGACCAAAGTATGGAGTGGATGCAATAGCATATGGGCCTGGAGATTCCAAGCTTGACCACACTCCCTACGAAAGGATAAAGCTCAGGGAATACCTAGAAGCTATTGAAATCCTTAAAAACGCAATTCTCGAGCTCAGCTCAAACGATTGA
- a CDS encoding 1-deoxy-D-xylulose-5-phosphate synthase N-terminal domain-containing protein, with amino-acid sequence MEVSEVLTVKLKEMLKPVNGFHMNSSLTCLRILQAVLELKKEEDTIIISKGHSAPAFYVLLWKMGLISDEELMSFAEIDGLPSHVTRGLPFIEVSSGSLGQGLSVANGIALAKKMDNKKGRIFVILGDGELDEGQIWEAAMTAAHHNLDNVVAIIDRNYHQLTGHTEDILAKEPLAEKWKAFGWEVREVENNVEKLKETIIELEKINDRPKVIIARWNW; translated from the coding sequence ATGGAAGTGAGTGAAGTTCTTACAGTAAAGTTAAAAGAGATGCTAAAGCCTGTTAATGGCTTCCACATGAACTCCTCCTTAACTTGCCTTAGAATACTCCAAGCAGTTTTAGAACTAAAGAAGGAAGAAGATACGATAATAATAAGCAAGGGACATTCAGCCCCAGCATTCTACGTTTTGCTCTGGAAAATGGGACTAATAAGTGACGAAGAACTTATGAGCTTCGCAGAAATTGACGGACTTCCAAGCCACGTAACTAGAGGACTCCCCTTTATTGAAGTCTCTTCAGGATCACTAGGTCAAGGCCTCTCTGTTGCAAACGGTATAGCACTAGCTAAAAAGATGGACAACAAGAAAGGCAGAATATTCGTTATTTTAGGAGATGGAGAGCTAGATGAGGGTCAAATATGGGAAGCTGCCATGACAGCAGCTCACCACAACCTTGACAATGTTGTAGCAATTATTGACAGAAATTACCACCAGCTTACAGGACATACTGAAGATATACTCGCAAAAGAACCGTTAGCAGAGAAGTGGAAGGCCTTTGGATGGGAGGTTAGGGAAGTTGAAAATAATGTGGAAAAGCTAAAGGAAACCATAATCGAGCTAGAAAAGATCAATGATAGACCAAAAGTCATAATAGCGAGGTGGAATTGGTGA
- a CDS encoding transketolase family protein: MIESFREAFGRALVEIGKKREEVVVIDADVKGSTKTIYFEKAFPKRFIQVGISEQDMIGTAAGLAIAGKIPVASAFAVFLMRAWEQIRNTVARDNLNVKIVGTHSGFSDYMDGSSHQCLEDIALMRVLPNMKVVVPADAYATKVLLEQIIDTYGPVYMRLGRDYAPRVYEDGTKIKLGKANVLRKGKEILLVAAGTLVHTALNVAKMLEKLNVDASVIDMHTIKPLDEKTLLNYAKRAELVITLEEHSIYGGLGGAVAEVLSEKLPRRVVRIGTVEFGQSGRDYLALLDRYGLTPDKIYQKIVQVVM, from the coding sequence GTGATAGAAAGCTTCAGAGAAGCTTTCGGAAGAGCACTTGTCGAAATTGGGAAGAAAAGAGAAGAGGTTGTAGTAATTGATGCGGATGTAAAAGGCTCAACAAAGACAATATATTTCGAAAAAGCATTCCCAAAAAGATTTATCCAAGTCGGAATAAGCGAACAAGATATGATAGGAACTGCGGCAGGGCTTGCAATTGCGGGTAAGATACCAGTAGCCTCTGCATTTGCAGTATTCCTAATGAGGGCCTGGGAACAGATAAGAAATACCGTAGCAAGAGACAACCTAAACGTGAAGATAGTAGGAACCCATTCGGGATTTTCAGATTACATGGATGGATCATCCCATCAGTGTCTGGAAGATATCGCCCTTATGAGGGTTTTACCAAACATGAAGGTGGTTGTCCCAGCAGACGCATACGCAACAAAAGTGCTGCTCGAGCAGATTATAGACACTTATGGACCAGTATATATGAGGTTGGGAAGAGACTATGCTCCAAGGGTTTACGAGGATGGGACAAAGATAAAGCTAGGAAAGGCCAATGTGTTAAGAAAAGGAAAGGAAATACTTCTAGTGGCAGCTGGAACTTTAGTCCATACAGCGTTAAATGTAGCTAAAATGCTTGAGAAACTGAATGTAGATGCGAGTGTTATTGACATGCATACAATAAAGCCACTTGACGAAAAAACTCTCTTGAACTATGCAAAAAGAGCTGAATTAGTTATTACCCTTGAAGAACACAGCATTTATGGAGGGCTAGGAGGAGCAGTTGCGGAGGTTTTGAGCGAAAAACTTCCCAGGAGAGTAGTTCGGATAGGAACAGTAGAGTTTGGACAATCTGGTAGGGATTATCTTGCACTTCTAGACAGGTATGGATTAACACCCGACAAAATCTACCAAAAAATTGTCCAGGTGGTGATGTAA
- the aroF gene encoding 3-deoxy-7-phosphoheptulonate synthase, which produces MKYSKEYKEKTVVKINDVKFGEGFTIIAGPCSIESRDQIMKVAEFLAEVGIKVLRGGAFKPRTSPYSFQGYGEKALRWMREAADEYGLVTVTEVMDTRHVELVAKYSDILQIGARNSQNFELLKEVGKVENPVLLKRGMGNTIQELLYSAEYIMAQGNENVILCERGIRTFETATRFTLDISAVPVVKELSHLPIIVDPSHPAGRRSLVIPLAKAAYAIGADGIMVEVHPEPEKALSDSQQQLTFDDFLQLLKELEALGWKG; this is translated from the coding sequence ATGAAGTACTCAAAAGAATACAAAGAGAAGACCGTAGTTAAAATCAATGACGTTAAGTTTGGTGAGGGGTTCACAATAATCGCAGGGCCATGCTCAATAGAAAGCAGGGATCAAATTATGAAGGTGGCTGAATTTTTGGCAGAAGTTGGAATCAAAGTTTTGCGTGGGGGAGCATTTAAACCAAGGACTTCCCCCTATTCCTTCCAAGGGTATGGAGAAAAGGCCCTAAGGTGGATGAGAGAGGCCGCTGATGAATACGGATTAGTAACTGTAACTGAAGTTATGGACACAAGGCATGTCGAACTCGTGGCAAAATACTCAGACATCCTCCAGATAGGAGCCAGAAATTCCCAGAACTTTGAACTCTTAAAGGAGGTTGGTAAGGTGGAAAATCCAGTTCTGCTAAAAAGAGGCATGGGGAACACAATACAAGAGCTGCTATACTCGGCCGAATACATTATGGCGCAAGGAAACGAGAACGTAATATTATGTGAAAGAGGTATAAGGACTTTTGAAACAGCTACGAGATTTACACTTGATATTTCTGCAGTCCCAGTGGTGAAGGAACTTTCTCACCTACCAATTATTGTAGACCCCTCCCACCCAGCAGGAAGGAGAAGCCTAGTAATTCCACTAGCCAAGGCTGCATATGCCATTGGAGCAGATGGTATTATGGTTGAAGTTCATCCAGAACCAGAAAAGGCACTCTCAGATTCCCAGCAACAACTAACGTTTGATGACTTCTTACAACTACTAAAAGAGCTGGAGGCCCTGGGATGGAAGGGATAA
- the aroB gene encoding 3-dehydroquinate synthase — MEGIIFGDLSTLPDLLSSLSPYKVVVLTNTTLKELWLEEVLTWLKEFKPQTIVVPDGEKYKDLDTVRYIWEKLLEMGFTRRSLLIGLGGGVITDIAGFVASTYMRGTYLGLVPTTLLAQVDAAIGGKTGINFYGKNIIGTFYLPKFVLICRDFLKTLPMVEILNGLAEVVKYGILDKEVYNAIKTMNSPREIVEREDIIKKSVAVKLRIVEEDLKENGKRRVLNLGHTVGHAIEKISDYKIKHGFAVSMGLVVEAKIGEILYGFDSGKVVEILTKFGLPVKIPFDPYTTLQAMKIDKKAWYGKIVIVVPVEIGKANIEEVDEKIILQALEEAKNA, encoded by the coding sequence ATGGAAGGGATAATTTTTGGAGATCTTTCAACACTTCCCGATTTGCTTTCTTCTCTTTCTCCCTACAAGGTAGTAGTTCTAACTAACACAACTCTAAAGGAATTATGGCTCGAAGAAGTTCTAACGTGGTTAAAAGAGTTCAAACCCCAGACAATCGTTGTTCCAGATGGGGAAAAATACAAAGATTTAGATACAGTTAGATATATTTGGGAAAAATTACTAGAAATGGGATTTACACGAAGATCACTCCTAATAGGGTTAGGTGGAGGGGTTATAACAGACATTGCTGGTTTTGTTGCCTCAACATATATGAGAGGAACATACCTAGGTCTCGTTCCCACAACACTTCTAGCCCAAGTTGATGCAGCTATTGGGGGAAAAACTGGCATAAATTTCTACGGGAAGAATATAATTGGAACATTTTACCTTCCGAAATTCGTGCTAATTTGTAGGGACTTTCTCAAGACCCTCCCAATGGTGGAAATTCTTAATGGGTTAGCTGAAGTTGTGAAGTATGGAATACTAGACAAAGAAGTCTACAATGCAATTAAAACAATGAACTCTCCCAGGGAAATTGTAGAAAGGGAGGATATAATAAAGAAATCTGTAGCGGTAAAACTGAGAATCGTAGAGGAAGATTTAAAGGAAAACGGAAAGAGGAGAGTTCTAAACTTGGGTCACACAGTAGGACATGCCATAGAGAAAATTTCTGACTACAAAATAAAACACGGCTTCGCAGTTTCAATGGGATTAGTTGTGGAAGCAAAAATTGGAGAAATATTGTATGGCTTTGATTCAGGGAAAGTTGTTGAGATACTAACTAAATTTGGTTTGCCTGTAAAAATACCCTTTGATCCATACACAACTCTTCAAGCCATGAAAATCGACAAAAAGGCTTGGTACGGAAAGATAGTTATTGTTGTTCCGGTTGAGATTGGAAAAGCCAATATTGAGGAGGTAGATGAAAAGATAATTCTACAAGCGCTGGAGGAAGCTAAAAATGCCTAA
- a CDS encoding 3-dehydroquinate dehydratase — MPKLAGVIIAKTIEEAVKKIKLHEADLYELRVDYLESMENIELLLPHSNKLIVTVRKVEEGGAKRIEEQERLKLFEKFAKIKPAYFDVELYSNIVEDVINLSSKIGSKVILSYHNFSKTPSYQTLQSILDSMIELEPDIIKIVTYARDFRDNIEVIKLYENSENLIAFCMGEKGKISRIFSALYSPFTYVSIDNSVAPGQFTVGEMRKILELLGETK; from the coding sequence ATGCCTAAATTGGCCGGAGTTATAATAGCTAAAACCATTGAAGAAGCTGTAAAAAAGATAAAGCTACATGAAGCCGACCTTTATGAGCTTAGAGTAGATTACCTGGAGAGCATGGAGAACATTGAACTCCTCTTACCTCATTCAAACAAGCTGATAGTGACCGTGAGGAAAGTAGAAGAGGGAGGAGCAAAACGCATTGAAGAACAAGAAAGGTTAAAATTATTTGAGAAGTTTGCAAAAATTAAACCTGCATATTTCGATGTTGAACTTTACTCAAATATCGTGGAGGATGTAATAAACCTCTCCTCAAAAATAGGGAGCAAAGTAATCCTATCATACCATAACTTTTCTAAAACTCCTTCATACCAAACTCTCCAATCAATTTTGGATTCGATGATAGAGCTTGAACCAGATATAATAAAAATCGTGACCTATGCGAGGGATTTTCGAGACAACATAGAGGTGATCAAACTCTACGAGAACAGCGAAAATCTAATTGCGTTTTGCATGGGCGAGAAGGGAAAAATTTCAAGAATATTTAGCGCCCTCTACTCTCCTTTTACGTATGTTAGCATTGACAATAGCGTAGCTCCTGGACAATTTACAGTTGGAGAGATGAGAAAAATCCTAGAATTGCTAGGTGAGACAAAATGA
- a CDS encoding shikimate dehydrogenase has translation MINGETKIYGIIGNPVKHSLSPIMHNALFKKFGINAIYVPFEVKKDLKNAINGVKALDIQGVNVTMPYKEEVIKFLDELSEDSQNIGSVNTVVNLEGKLVGYTTDGIGARRALERFTQVDGANILILGAGGAGKAIAYELSKVANVVVLNRTIEKAKRLEKFGIVGDSLEALPYYVEWADILINATSVGMNEEKSLVPKNLLRPGLVVMDIVYKPLNTLLLRYAQEKGCIAIDGLWMLVYQGAESFRLWTGEEGDVELMRRVALAWLRERK, from the coding sequence ATGATAAACGGAGAAACAAAAATTTATGGAATAATTGGCAATCCAGTAAAACACTCCTTGAGCCCAATAATGCACAACGCCCTATTCAAAAAATTTGGAATAAATGCCATTTACGTCCCATTCGAAGTGAAAAAAGATCTAAAGAATGCAATAAACGGTGTTAAGGCACTTGACATTCAGGGAGTAAACGTTACAATGCCCTACAAAGAAGAAGTTATAAAATTCCTTGATGAGCTCTCCGAAGACTCTCAAAATATAGGAAGCGTAAACACTGTTGTGAACCTTGAAGGAAAGCTAGTGGGGTATACAACGGATGGAATAGGAGCCAGAAGAGCATTGGAGCGATTTACTCAGGTAGATGGGGCCAACATTTTAATTCTAGGAGCAGGAGGTGCTGGAAAAGCAATTGCATATGAACTCTCAAAAGTTGCAAATGTCGTAGTCTTAAACAGAACCATAGAGAAAGCCAAGAGGTTAGAAAAGTTTGGAATAGTGGGAGACTCCCTAGAAGCCCTCCCATATTATGTCGAGTGGGCAGATATACTGATTAATGCAACCTCAGTTGGAATGAATGAAGAAAAAAGTCTAGTACCAAAGAATCTCCTAAGACCTGGGCTAGTTGTTATGGATATAGTCTACAAACCACTAAACACCCTACTTCTTAGATATGCTCAGGAAAAGGGATGTATAGCTATTGATGGACTTTGGATGCTAGTCTATCAAGGAGCAGAGAGTTTTAGACTTTGGACTGGAGAGGAGGGAGACGTAGAACTTATGAGGAGGGTCGCCCTTGCGTGGCTTAGGGAAAGGAAGTAG
- a CDS encoding shikimate kinase, translating into MRGLGKGSSAITVVNAFATGKGGAIGIDLWTEAKVKITDGEVKGKILVNGLEFNDFRVVNAVLDVMRRYSGIEFGIEFEINSEIPVGKGLKSSSAVANALVEAIARALRLNIPGIKVVKLGVEAAKKAGVTLTGAFDDACASYFGGLCLTDNLRVELLKRIEIDELPVVILVPNETVLTEELKGVDFLKIAPYVEEAFKLAIKGEWKKALVLNGLIYSTFLSYPPEPISKALHLGAVVGLSGKGPSVFAITDEPERIEEVWREFGDVIITSTR; encoded by the coding sequence TTGCGTGGCTTAGGGAAAGGAAGTAGTGCAATAACTGTCGTTAATGCTTTTGCAACTGGAAAAGGCGGAGCTATTGGAATAGACCTATGGACTGAGGCCAAGGTAAAGATAACAGACGGAGAAGTTAAAGGGAAAATTCTTGTAAACGGGTTAGAATTCAACGATTTTAGAGTAGTAAATGCCGTTTTGGATGTAATGAGGAGGTATTCTGGGATAGAATTTGGAATAGAGTTCGAGATAAACTCTGAAATACCCGTAGGAAAAGGTCTAAAAAGTAGCTCTGCCGTAGCAAATGCTCTTGTAGAAGCAATAGCAAGGGCTCTTCGCTTAAATATTCCCGGAATAAAGGTCGTAAAGCTTGGAGTTGAGGCAGCGAAAAAAGCAGGGGTAACATTGACGGGAGCTTTTGACGATGCTTGTGCCTCTTATTTTGGAGGTTTGTGCCTAACAGATAATCTAAGAGTTGAACTACTTAAGAGAATTGAAATTGATGAGTTGCCAGTGGTAATTTTAGTTCCAAATGAGACAGTTCTTACAGAAGAGCTGAAAGGGGTAGATTTCCTAAAAATAGCCCCCTATGTTGAGGAAGCATTCAAGCTTGCAATTAAAGGGGAATGGAAAAAGGCACTTGTTTTAAACGGATTGATATACTCAACATTTCTAAGCTATCCTCCTGAACCCATATCCAAAGCCTTACATCTTGGAGCTGTAGTGGGGTTAAGTGGAAAAGGACCAAGTGTATTTGCAATTACAGATGAACCGGAGAGGATAGAAGAAGTTTGGAGAGAATTTGGAGATGTTATAATTACTTCAACAAGATAA
- a CDS encoding BMP family lipoprotein — protein sequence MRKVGITLSVVALVIMGFVAGCIGGTQTQGEKVKVAVLFDVGGRGDLSFNDMAYLGAERAKKELGVEVEYMTPKSREDMVPLLKQLAESKEYDLLVLIGFLWTTPLDQVADQYPDQKFALIDSTTGKVRENEVDILFREQEAAALIGVIASGMAYELGGDTIGAVAGMDIPPLWKFHIGYLYGAKYFEKKTGKPVKLLWQYTGTFTDTQVGYTTGMQLLQQGAKVLYGLAGLTHVGMFDAVIDWNKQGKGKALAIGQDASQEWYAPEYIPISGAKRVDVAVYTAIEMVVKNQWKGGIMTLGLKEGGVGYWNLDGVRQFAEFAQEGGKLKDMTPEDVVRIVKEQREKYIKPEVWEIVRELEEKIKNGEIKFKTPQSHDEYEQIIKELEKGNLDAALEKE from the coding sequence ATGAGAAAGGTAGGAATTACACTTTCTGTAGTTGCTCTAGTAATAATGGGATTTGTAGCAGGATGTATTGGTGGTACTCAAACCCAGGGAGAAAAAGTAAAGGTAGCAGTTCTCTTTGACGTTGGAGGGAGGGGAGATTTAAGCTTCAATGATATGGCATACTTAGGAGCAGAAAGGGCAAAGAAAGAACTTGGAGTAGAAGTTGAATACATGACTCCAAAGTCTCGTGAAGATATGGTACCTTTACTAAAGCAACTGGCTGAAAGCAAGGAATATGACCTCCTAGTTCTAATTGGGTTCCTTTGGACTACTCCATTAGATCAAGTAGCAGATCAATATCCAGATCAAAAGTTTGCCCTCATAGACTCAACTACTGGAAAAGTTAGGGAGAATGAAGTAGATATTCTCTTTAGAGAACAAGAAGCTGCAGCACTCATAGGCGTGATAGCCTCTGGAATGGCCTATGAACTTGGTGGCGATACCATAGGTGCTGTAGCTGGAATGGACATTCCACCACTTTGGAAATTCCACATAGGCTACCTCTATGGAGCAAAGTATTTTGAGAAGAAGACTGGGAAGCCCGTGAAGTTGCTCTGGCAGTACACTGGAACATTTACAGATACACAAGTTGGATACACTACTGGAATGCAACTGTTGCAACAGGGTGCCAAAGTTCTCTATGGCCTAGCAGGTCTAACTCACGTTGGAATGTTTGACGCAGTAATCGACTGGAATAAGCAAGGAAAGGGCAAAGCACTTGCTATTGGTCAAGACGCAAGTCAAGAGTGGTATGCACCAGAGTATATCCCAATTAGCGGAGCTAAGAGAGTTGACGTTGCTGTTTATACGGCCATTGAAATGGTTGTCAAAAATCAATGGAAAGGAGGAATAATGACCCTCGGTCTCAAAGAGGGAGGCGTTGGCTACTGGAATTTGGATGGAGTTAGGCAATTTGCAGAATTTGCCCAGGAGGGTGGAAAACTAAAAGACATGACCCCAGAAGATGTTGTTAGAATAGTAAAAGAGCAGAGAGAGAAGTACATAAAGCCAGAAGTTTGGGAGATCGTGCGTGAGCTTGAGGAGAAGATAAAGAATGGAGAGATAAAGTTCAAGACACCACAGAGCCACGACGAATATGAGCAGATAATTAAGGAGTTAGAGAAAGGTAACTTAGATGCCGCCCTCGAAAAAGAGTAA
- a CDS encoding ABC transporter ATP-binding protein, translated as MNAIEMENIVKVYPDGVVALKGVDFKVEAGEIHGLLGENGAGKTTLMRILYGEIKPTKGKIRVFGKEVKFSGPWDAIRSGIGMVYQHFTLVPTFTVLENLYLALLPLNPKITLKEVKKLAKEKMKETGLKIPLDEIVEDLPIGIQQRVEITKALMQNAKILILDEPTSVLTPIEVRELFKTLRKLKEKGITIVFITHKLKEVKEITDRVTVMRRGEVIGTVKTSEVSEKELAKMMVQRDVVMKIEKMPKEPGKTVLKVENLWVKDDRGLDAVKGISLEIREGEILGIAGVQGNGQRELAETLAGVRKPEKGKIIFDKKDITKTGALERYKMGIAYVPDSRKVGLVEEMNIVENTILTNLFEVVKSGRISWDKGRKMAKDIVERFEVITPSLAAKVKHLSGGNQQKIMVGREIIREPKVFIVAEPTQGLDIGATEFIRKTLLNLRDQGKGILLISTDLDEILQLSDRIAVIYEGQIMAVGKPEEFTLEKLGLLMGGVHAESE; from the coding sequence ATGAATGCAATTGAGATGGAGAATATAGTAAAGGTTTATCCAGATGGAGTTGTAGCCCTCAAGGGAGTCGACTTTAAAGTAGAAGCTGGGGAAATTCATGGTCTTCTTGGCGAGAACGGAGCTGGAAAAACAACGCTAATGAGGATCCTCTATGGGGAGATAAAGCCAACAAAGGGAAAAATAAGAGTTTTTGGAAAAGAAGTAAAATTTTCTGGGCCCTGGGACGCAATAAGATCAGGTATAGGAATGGTTTACCAGCACTTTACATTGGTCCCAACTTTTACTGTTCTTGAAAACCTTTACCTTGCCTTACTTCCATTAAATCCAAAAATTACCCTAAAAGAAGTCAAAAAACTTGCAAAAGAAAAGATGAAAGAAACTGGGCTCAAAATCCCCCTTGATGAAATAGTAGAGGATCTTCCTATTGGAATTCAGCAGAGAGTTGAGATAACTAAGGCACTCATGCAAAATGCTAAGATTTTGATACTAGATGAGCCAACATCAGTATTAACTCCAATTGAAGTTAGAGAACTCTTCAAGACACTTAGAAAGCTCAAAGAAAAGGGAATTACAATAGTGTTCATTACCCACAAACTGAAGGAGGTAAAGGAGATAACTGATAGAGTCACCGTAATGCGAAGGGGAGAGGTAATTGGAACAGTGAAGACGAGTGAAGTTTCGGAAAAGGAGCTAGCAAAAATGATGGTGCAAAGGGACGTTGTAATGAAAATTGAGAAAATGCCCAAGGAGCCAGGAAAAACAGTGCTTAAGGTAGAGAATCTTTGGGTAAAGGACGATAGAGGATTAGATGCAGTAAAGGGAATATCACTAGAGATAAGGGAAGGAGAAATACTCGGAATTGCAGGAGTTCAAGGAAATGGACAGAGAGAATTGGCTGAGACACTTGCAGGAGTTAGAAAACCAGAAAAAGGTAAAATTATCTTTGATAAAAAAGATATTACAAAAACAGGAGCACTTGAAAGATATAAGATGGGAATTGCATACGTTCCCGATTCCAGAAAAGTAGGATTAGTGGAAGAGATGAACATAGTAGAAAACACCATTCTCACAAATTTATTTGAAGTAGTTAAATCCGGAAGAATTTCTTGGGACAAGGGAAGAAAAATGGCAAAAGATATTGTAGAGAGGTTTGAAGTCATTACTCCATCCTTAGCTGCCAAAGTAAAACACTTGAGTGGAGGGAACCAACAAAAAATAATGGTTGGAAGAGAGATAATCAGAGAACCAAAGGTCTTCATAGTTGCAGAGCCAACTCAAGGGTTGGATATAGGAGCAACGGAATTCATAAGAAAAACATTACTGAATCTTAGAGATCAAGGAAAGGGAATTCTCCTAATTTCAACAGATCTAGATGAGATTCTTCAATTAAGTGATAGAATTGCCGTGATATATGAGGGTCAAATTATGGCAGTTGGAAAACCTGAAGAGTTCACCCTTGAGAAGCTAGGACTGCTAATGGGTGGTGTGCATGCTGAAAGTGAATGA